One Symphalangus syndactylus isolate Jambi chromosome 9, NHGRI_mSymSyn1-v2.1_pri, whole genome shotgun sequence DNA segment encodes these proteins:
- the SUMF2 gene encoding inactive C-alpha-formylglycine-generating enzyme 2 isoform X2 — protein MRAHAQRSRGCARRGAPVLMPRHGLPLLSLLSLLVGAWLKLGSGQATSMVQLQGGRFLMGTNSPDSRDGEGPVREVTVKPFAIDIFPVTNKDFRDFVREKKYRTEAEMFGWSFVFEDFVSDELRNKATQPMKPAGPGSGIRERLEHPVLHVSWNDARAYCAWRGKRLPMEEEWEFAARGGLKGQVYPWGNRFQPNRTNLWQGKFPKGDKAEDGFHGVSPVNAFPAQNNYGLYDLLGNVWEWTASPYQAAEQDMRVLRGASWIDTADGSANHRARVTTRILLCCPGWSAVVQSQLTAASKCQALAILPPQLLKYLGLQDGQHSRFSLRQPRFPLCCRCRPAARGAVSSQVVTRRKALQGHCHSLATLQTAQFQARELQPQERTSPSLSPIPLWQAPLTRAGEDSAFCVLEKGPNMC, from the exons ATGAGGGCGCATGCGCAGCGGAGCCGTGGGTGTGCGCGGCGCGGCGCGCCAGTCTTGATGCCCCGGCATGGGTTACCGCTGCTGTCCCTGCTGTCGCTCTTGGTCGGCGCGTGGCTCAAGCTAG GAAGTGGACAGGCTACTAGCATGGTCCAACTGCAGGGTGGGAGATTCCTGATGGGAACAAATTCTCCAGACAGCAGAGATGGTGAAGGCCCTGTGCGGGAGGTGACAGTGAAACCCTTTGCCATCGACATATTTCCTGTCACCAACAAAGATTTCAG GGATTTTGTCAGGGAGAAAAAGTATCGGACAGAGGCTGAGATGTTTGGATGGAGCTTTGTCTTTGAGGACTTTGTCTCCGATGAGCTGAGAAACAAAGCCACCCAGCCAATGAAG CCTGCAGGTCCTGGCTCTGGCATCCGAGAGAGACTGGAGCACCCAGTGTTACACGTGAGCTGGAATGACGCCCGTGCCTACTGTGCTTGGCGGGGAAAACGGCTGCCCATGGAGGAAGAGTGGGAGTTTGCCGCCCGAGGGGGCTTGAAGG GTCAAGTTTACCCATGGGGGAACCGGTTCCAGCCAAACCGCACCAACCTGTGGCAG GGAAAGTTCCCCAAGGGAGACAAAGCTGAGGATGGCTTCCATGGAGTCTCCCCAGTGAATGCTTTCCCCGCCCAGAACAACTACG GGCTCTATGACCTCCTGGGCAACGTGTGGGAGTGGACAGCATCACCGTACCAGGCCGCTGAGCAGGACATGCGCGTCCTCCGGGGGGCATCCTGGATCGACACAGCTGATGGCTCTGCCAATCACCGGGCCCGGGTCACCACCAG aatcttgctctgttgtccaggctggagtgcagtggtgcagtctcagctcactgcagcctcaaagtgcCAGGCTctagcgattctcccacctcagctcctcaagtatctgggactacag GATGGGCAACACTCCAGATTCAGCCTCAGACAACCTCGGTTTCCGCTGTGCTGCAGATGCAGGCCGGCCGCCAGGGGAGCTGTGAGCAGCCAGGTGGTGACAAGGAGAAAAGCCCTCCAGGGTCACTGTCATTCCCTGGCCACGTTGCAAACAGCACAATTCCAAGCTAGGGAGCTTCAGCCTCAGGAAAGAACTTCCCCTTCCCTGTCTCCCATCCCTCTGTGGCAGGCACCTCTCACCAGGGCAGGAGAAGACTCAGCCTTCTGTGTTTTGGAGAAGGGGCCCAACATGTGTTGA
- the SUMF2 gene encoding inactive C-alpha-formylglycine-generating enzyme 2 isoform X4 — protein sequence MRAHAQRSRGCARRGAPVLMPRHGLPLLSLLSLLVGAWLKLGSGQATSMVQLQGGRFLMGTNSPDSRDGEGPVREVTVKPFAIDIFPVTNKDFRDFVREKKYRTEAEMFGWSFVFEDFVSDELRNKATQPMKPVLWWLPVEKAFWRQPAGPGSGIRERLEHPVLHVSWNDARAYCAWRGKRLPMEEEWEFAARGGLKGQVYPWGNRFQPNRTNLWQGKFPKGDKAEDGFHGVSPVNAFPAQNNYGLYDLLGNVWEWTASPYQAAEQDMRVLRGASWIDTADGSANHRARVTTRMGNTPDSASDNLGFRCAADAGRPPGEL from the exons ATGAGGGCGCATGCGCAGCGGAGCCGTGGGTGTGCGCGGCGCGGCGCGCCAGTCTTGATGCCCCGGCATGGGTTACCGCTGCTGTCCCTGCTGTCGCTCTTGGTCGGCGCGTGGCTCAAGCTAG GAAGTGGACAGGCTACTAGCATGGTCCAACTGCAGGGTGGGAGATTCCTGATGGGAACAAATTCTCCAGACAGCAGAGATGGTGAAGGCCCTGTGCGGGAGGTGACAGTGAAACCCTTTGCCATCGACATATTTCCTGTCACCAACAAAGATTTCAG GGATTTTGTCAGGGAGAAAAAGTATCGGACAGAGGCTGAGATGTTTGGATGGAGCTTTGTCTTTGAGGACTTTGTCTCCGATGAGCTGAGAAACAAAGCCACCCAGCCAATGAAG CCTGTACTCTGGTGGCTTCCAGTGGAAAAGGCATTTTGGAGGCAG CCTGCAGGTCCTGGCTCTGGCATCCGAGAGAGACTGGAGCACCCAGTGTTACACGTGAGCTGGAATGACGCCCGTGCCTACTGTGCTTGGCGGGGAAAACGGCTGCCCATGGAGGAAGAGTGGGAGTTTGCCGCCCGAGGGGGCTTGAAGG GTCAAGTTTACCCATGGGGGAACCGGTTCCAGCCAAACCGCACCAACCTGTGGCAG GGAAAGTTCCCCAAGGGAGACAAAGCTGAGGATGGCTTCCATGGAGTCTCCCCAGTGAATGCTTTCCCCGCCCAGAACAACTACG GGCTCTATGACCTCCTGGGCAACGTGTGGGAGTGGACAGCATCACCGTACCAGGCCGCTGAGCAGGACATGCGCGTCCTCCGGGGGGCATCCTGGATCGACACAGCTGATGGCTCTGCCAATCACCGGGCCCGGGTCACCACCAG GATGGGCAACACTCCAGATTCAGCCTCAGACAACCTCGGTTTCCGCTGTGCTGCAGATGCAGGCCGGCCGCCAGGGGAGCTGTGA
- the SUMF2 gene encoding inactive C-alpha-formylglycine-generating enzyme 2 isoform X6: MRAHAQRSRGCARRGAPVLMPRHGLPLLSLLSLLVGAWLKLGSGQATSMVQLQGGRFLMGTNSPDSRDGEGPVREVTVKPFAIDIFPVTNKDFRDFVREKKYRTEAEMFGWSFVFEDFVSDELRNKATQPMKPAGPGSGIRERLEHPVLHVSWNDARAYCAWRGKRLPMEEEWEFAARGGLKGQVYPWGNRFQPNRTNLWQGKFPKGDKAEDGFHGVSPVNAFPAQNNYGLYDLLGNVWEWTASPYQAAEQDMRVLRGASWIDTADGSANHRARVTTRMGNTPDSASDNLGFRCAADAGRPPGEL, encoded by the exons ATGAGGGCGCATGCGCAGCGGAGCCGTGGGTGTGCGCGGCGCGGCGCGCCAGTCTTGATGCCCCGGCATGGGTTACCGCTGCTGTCCCTGCTGTCGCTCTTGGTCGGCGCGTGGCTCAAGCTAG GAAGTGGACAGGCTACTAGCATGGTCCAACTGCAGGGTGGGAGATTCCTGATGGGAACAAATTCTCCAGACAGCAGAGATGGTGAAGGCCCTGTGCGGGAGGTGACAGTGAAACCCTTTGCCATCGACATATTTCCTGTCACCAACAAAGATTTCAG GGATTTTGTCAGGGAGAAAAAGTATCGGACAGAGGCTGAGATGTTTGGATGGAGCTTTGTCTTTGAGGACTTTGTCTCCGATGAGCTGAGAAACAAAGCCACCCAGCCAATGAAG CCTGCAGGTCCTGGCTCTGGCATCCGAGAGAGACTGGAGCACCCAGTGTTACACGTGAGCTGGAATGACGCCCGTGCCTACTGTGCTTGGCGGGGAAAACGGCTGCCCATGGAGGAAGAGTGGGAGTTTGCCGCCCGAGGGGGCTTGAAGG GTCAAGTTTACCCATGGGGGAACCGGTTCCAGCCAAACCGCACCAACCTGTGGCAG GGAAAGTTCCCCAAGGGAGACAAAGCTGAGGATGGCTTCCATGGAGTCTCCCCAGTGAATGCTTTCCCCGCCCAGAACAACTACG GGCTCTATGACCTCCTGGGCAACGTGTGGGAGTGGACAGCATCACCGTACCAGGCCGCTGAGCAGGACATGCGCGTCCTCCGGGGGGCATCCTGGATCGACACAGCTGATGGCTCTGCCAATCACCGGGCCCGGGTCACCACCAG GATGGGCAACACTCCAGATTCAGCCTCAGACAACCTCGGTTTCCGCTGTGCTGCAGATGCAGGCCGGCCGCCAGGGGAGCTGTGA
- the SUMF2 gene encoding inactive C-alpha-formylglycine-generating enzyme 2 isoform X3, producing the protein MRAHAQRSRGCARRGAPVLMPRHGLPLLSLLSLLVGAWLKLGSGQATSMVQLQGGRFLMGTNSPDSRDGEGPVREVTVKPFAIDIFPVTNKDFRYIRDFVREKKYRTEAEMFGWSFVFEDFVSDELRNKATQPMKPVLWWLPVEKAFWRQPAGPGSGIRERLEHPVLHVSWNDARAYCAWRGKRLPMEEEWEFAARGGLKGQVYPWGNRFQPNRTNLWQGKFPKGDKAEDGFHGVSPVNAFPAQNNYGLYDLLGNVWEWTASPYQAAEQDMRVLRGASWIDTADGSANHRARVTTRMGNTPDSASDNLGFRCAADAGRPPGEL; encoded by the exons ATGAGGGCGCATGCGCAGCGGAGCCGTGGGTGTGCGCGGCGCGGCGCGCCAGTCTTGATGCCCCGGCATGGGTTACCGCTGCTGTCCCTGCTGTCGCTCTTGGTCGGCGCGTGGCTCAAGCTAG GAAGTGGACAGGCTACTAGCATGGTCCAACTGCAGGGTGGGAGATTCCTGATGGGAACAAATTCTCCAGACAGCAGAGATGGTGAAGGCCCTGTGCGGGAGGTGACAGTGAAACCCTTTGCCATCGACATATTTCCTGTCACCAACAAAGATTTCAGGTACATCAG GGATTTTGTCAGGGAGAAAAAGTATCGGACAGAGGCTGAGATGTTTGGATGGAGCTTTGTCTTTGAGGACTTTGTCTCCGATGAGCTGAGAAACAAAGCCACCCAGCCAATGAAG CCTGTACTCTGGTGGCTTCCAGTGGAAAAGGCATTTTGGAGGCAG CCTGCAGGTCCTGGCTCTGGCATCCGAGAGAGACTGGAGCACCCAGTGTTACACGTGAGCTGGAATGACGCCCGTGCCTACTGTGCTTGGCGGGGAAAACGGCTGCCCATGGAGGAAGAGTGGGAGTTTGCCGCCCGAGGGGGCTTGAAGG GTCAAGTTTACCCATGGGGGAACCGGTTCCAGCCAAACCGCACCAACCTGTGGCAG GGAAAGTTCCCCAAGGGAGACAAAGCTGAGGATGGCTTCCATGGAGTCTCCCCAGTGAATGCTTTCCCCGCCCAGAACAACTACG GGCTCTATGACCTCCTGGGCAACGTGTGGGAGTGGACAGCATCACCGTACCAGGCCGCTGAGCAGGACATGCGCGTCCTCCGGGGGGCATCCTGGATCGACACAGCTGATGGCTCTGCCAATCACCGGGCCCGGGTCACCACCAG GATGGGCAACACTCCAGATTCAGCCTCAGACAACCTCGGTTTCCGCTGTGCTGCAGATGCAGGCCGGCCGCCAGGGGAGCTGTGA
- the SUMF2 gene encoding inactive C-alpha-formylglycine-generating enzyme 2 isoform X1: MRAHAQRSRGCARRGAPVLMPRHGLPLLSLLSLLVGAWLKLGSGQATSMVQLQGGRFLMGTNSPDSRDGEGPVREVTVKPFAIDIFPVTNKDFRDFVREKKYRTEAEMFGWSFVFEDFVSDELRNKATQPMKPVLWWLPVEKAFWRQPAGPGSGIRERLEHPVLHVSWNDARAYCAWRGKRLPMEEEWEFAARGGLKGQVYPWGNRFQPNRTNLWQGKFPKGDKAEDGFHGVSPVNAFPAQNNYGLYDLLGNVWEWTASPYQAAEQDMRVLRGASWIDTADGSANHRARVTTRILLCCPGWSAVVQSQLTAASKCQALAILPPQLLKYLGLQDGQHSRFSLRQPRFPLCCRCRPAARGAVSSQVVTRRKALQGHCHSLATLQTAQFQARELQPQERTSPSLSPIPLWQAPLTRAGEDSAFCVLEKGPNMC; encoded by the exons ATGAGGGCGCATGCGCAGCGGAGCCGTGGGTGTGCGCGGCGCGGCGCGCCAGTCTTGATGCCCCGGCATGGGTTACCGCTGCTGTCCCTGCTGTCGCTCTTGGTCGGCGCGTGGCTCAAGCTAG GAAGTGGACAGGCTACTAGCATGGTCCAACTGCAGGGTGGGAGATTCCTGATGGGAACAAATTCTCCAGACAGCAGAGATGGTGAAGGCCCTGTGCGGGAGGTGACAGTGAAACCCTTTGCCATCGACATATTTCCTGTCACCAACAAAGATTTCAG GGATTTTGTCAGGGAGAAAAAGTATCGGACAGAGGCTGAGATGTTTGGATGGAGCTTTGTCTTTGAGGACTTTGTCTCCGATGAGCTGAGAAACAAAGCCACCCAGCCAATGAAG CCTGTACTCTGGTGGCTTCCAGTGGAAAAGGCATTTTGGAGGCAG CCTGCAGGTCCTGGCTCTGGCATCCGAGAGAGACTGGAGCACCCAGTGTTACACGTGAGCTGGAATGACGCCCGTGCCTACTGTGCTTGGCGGGGAAAACGGCTGCCCATGGAGGAAGAGTGGGAGTTTGCCGCCCGAGGGGGCTTGAAGG GTCAAGTTTACCCATGGGGGAACCGGTTCCAGCCAAACCGCACCAACCTGTGGCAG GGAAAGTTCCCCAAGGGAGACAAAGCTGAGGATGGCTTCCATGGAGTCTCCCCAGTGAATGCTTTCCCCGCCCAGAACAACTACG GGCTCTATGACCTCCTGGGCAACGTGTGGGAGTGGACAGCATCACCGTACCAGGCCGCTGAGCAGGACATGCGCGTCCTCCGGGGGGCATCCTGGATCGACACAGCTGATGGCTCTGCCAATCACCGGGCCCGGGTCACCACCAG aatcttgctctgttgtccaggctggagtgcagtggtgcagtctcagctcactgcagcctcaaagtgcCAGGCTctagcgattctcccacctcagctcctcaagtatctgggactacag GATGGGCAACACTCCAGATTCAGCCTCAGACAACCTCGGTTTCCGCTGTGCTGCAGATGCAGGCCGGCCGCCAGGGGAGCTGTGAGCAGCCAGGTGGTGACAAGGAGAAAAGCCCTCCAGGGTCACTGTCATTCCCTGGCCACGTTGCAAACAGCACAATTCCAAGCTAGGGAGCTTCAGCCTCAGGAAAGAACTTCCCCTTCCCTGTCTCCCATCCCTCTGTGGCAGGCACCTCTCACCAGGGCAGGAGAAGACTCAGCCTTCTGTGTTTTGGAGAAGGGGCCCAACATGTGTTGA
- the SUMF2 gene encoding inactive C-alpha-formylglycine-generating enzyme 2 isoform X8 has protein sequence MRAHAQRSRGCARRGAPVLMPRHGLPLLSLLSLLVGAWLKLGSGQATSMVQLQGGRFLMGTNSPDSRDGEGPVREVTVKPFAIDIFPVTNKDFRDFVREKKYRTEAEMFGWSFVFEDFVSDELRNKATQPMKGKFPKGDKAEDGFHGVSPVNAFPAQNNYGLYDLLGNVWEWTASPYQAAEQDMRVLRGASWIDTADGSANHRARVTTRMGNTPDSASDNLGFRCAADAGRPPGEL, from the exons ATGAGGGCGCATGCGCAGCGGAGCCGTGGGTGTGCGCGGCGCGGCGCGCCAGTCTTGATGCCCCGGCATGGGTTACCGCTGCTGTCCCTGCTGTCGCTCTTGGTCGGCGCGTGGCTCAAGCTAG GAAGTGGACAGGCTACTAGCATGGTCCAACTGCAGGGTGGGAGATTCCTGATGGGAACAAATTCTCCAGACAGCAGAGATGGTGAAGGCCCTGTGCGGGAGGTGACAGTGAAACCCTTTGCCATCGACATATTTCCTGTCACCAACAAAGATTTCAG GGATTTTGTCAGGGAGAAAAAGTATCGGACAGAGGCTGAGATGTTTGGATGGAGCTTTGTCTTTGAGGACTTTGTCTCCGATGAGCTGAGAAACAAAGCCACCCAGCCAATGAAG GGAAAGTTCCCCAAGGGAGACAAAGCTGAGGATGGCTTCCATGGAGTCTCCCCAGTGAATGCTTTCCCCGCCCAGAACAACTACG GGCTCTATGACCTCCTGGGCAACGTGTGGGAGTGGACAGCATCACCGTACCAGGCCGCTGAGCAGGACATGCGCGTCCTCCGGGGGGCATCCTGGATCGACACAGCTGATGGCTCTGCCAATCACCGGGCCCGGGTCACCACCAG GATGGGCAACACTCCAGATTCAGCCTCAGACAACCTCGGTTTCCGCTGTGCTGCAGATGCAGGCCGGCCGCCAGGGGAGCTGTGA
- the SUMF2 gene encoding inactive C-alpha-formylglycine-generating enzyme 2 isoform X7, whose amino-acid sequence MRAHAQRSRGCARRGAPVLMPRHGLPLLSLLSLLVGAWLKLGSGQATSMVQLQGGRFLMGTNSPDSRDGEGPVREVTVKPFAIDIFPVTNKDFRDFVREKKYRTEAEMFGWSFVFEDFVSDELRNKATQPMKPAGPGSGIRERLEHPVLHVSWNDARAYCAWRGKRLPMEEEWEFAARGGLKGQVYPWGNRFQPNRTNLWQGKFPKGDKAEDGFHGVSPVNAFPAQNNYGLYDLLGNVWEWTASPYQAAEQDMRVLRGASWIDTADGSANHRARVTTRFVSDSWTQAISPPWPPRMLGLQA is encoded by the exons ATGAGGGCGCATGCGCAGCGGAGCCGTGGGTGTGCGCGGCGCGGCGCGCCAGTCTTGATGCCCCGGCATGGGTTACCGCTGCTGTCCCTGCTGTCGCTCTTGGTCGGCGCGTGGCTCAAGCTAG GAAGTGGACAGGCTACTAGCATGGTCCAACTGCAGGGTGGGAGATTCCTGATGGGAACAAATTCTCCAGACAGCAGAGATGGTGAAGGCCCTGTGCGGGAGGTGACAGTGAAACCCTTTGCCATCGACATATTTCCTGTCACCAACAAAGATTTCAG GGATTTTGTCAGGGAGAAAAAGTATCGGACAGAGGCTGAGATGTTTGGATGGAGCTTTGTCTTTGAGGACTTTGTCTCCGATGAGCTGAGAAACAAAGCCACCCAGCCAATGAAG CCTGCAGGTCCTGGCTCTGGCATCCGAGAGAGACTGGAGCACCCAGTGTTACACGTGAGCTGGAATGACGCCCGTGCCTACTGTGCTTGGCGGGGAAAACGGCTGCCCATGGAGGAAGAGTGGGAGTTTGCCGCCCGAGGGGGCTTGAAGG GTCAAGTTTACCCATGGGGGAACCGGTTCCAGCCAAACCGCACCAACCTGTGGCAG GGAAAGTTCCCCAAGGGAGACAAAGCTGAGGATGGCTTCCATGGAGTCTCCCCAGTGAATGCTTTCCCCGCCCAGAACAACTACG GGCTCTATGACCTCCTGGGCAACGTGTGGGAGTGGACAGCATCACCGTACCAGGCCGCTGAGCAGGACATGCGCGTCCTCCGGGGGGCATCCTGGATCGACACAGCTGATGGCTCTGCCAATCACCGGGCCCGGGTCACCACCAG gtttgtctcagactcctggactcaagcaatcagcccgccttggcctcccagaatgctaggattacaggcgtga
- the SUMF2 gene encoding inactive C-alpha-formylglycine-generating enzyme 2 isoform X5: protein MRAHAQRSRGCARRGAPVLMPRHGLPLLSLLSLLVGAWLKLGSGQATSMVQLQGGRFLMGTNSPDSRDGEGPVREVTVKPFAIDIFPVTNKDFRDFVREKKYRTEAEMFGWSFVFEDFVSDELRNKATQPMKPVLWWLPVEKAFWRQPAGPGSGIRERLEHPVLHVSWNDARAYCAWRGKRLPMEEEWEFAARGGLKGQVYPWGNRFQPNRTNLWQGKFPKGDKAEDGFHGVSPVNAFPAQNNYGLYDLLGNVWEWTASPYQAAEQDMRVLRGASWIDTADGSANHRARVTTRFVSDSWTQAISPPWPPRMLGLQA from the exons ATGAGGGCGCATGCGCAGCGGAGCCGTGGGTGTGCGCGGCGCGGCGCGCCAGTCTTGATGCCCCGGCATGGGTTACCGCTGCTGTCCCTGCTGTCGCTCTTGGTCGGCGCGTGGCTCAAGCTAG GAAGTGGACAGGCTACTAGCATGGTCCAACTGCAGGGTGGGAGATTCCTGATGGGAACAAATTCTCCAGACAGCAGAGATGGTGAAGGCCCTGTGCGGGAGGTGACAGTGAAACCCTTTGCCATCGACATATTTCCTGTCACCAACAAAGATTTCAG GGATTTTGTCAGGGAGAAAAAGTATCGGACAGAGGCTGAGATGTTTGGATGGAGCTTTGTCTTTGAGGACTTTGTCTCCGATGAGCTGAGAAACAAAGCCACCCAGCCAATGAAG CCTGTACTCTGGTGGCTTCCAGTGGAAAAGGCATTTTGGAGGCAG CCTGCAGGTCCTGGCTCTGGCATCCGAGAGAGACTGGAGCACCCAGTGTTACACGTGAGCTGGAATGACGCCCGTGCCTACTGTGCTTGGCGGGGAAAACGGCTGCCCATGGAGGAAGAGTGGGAGTTTGCCGCCCGAGGGGGCTTGAAGG GTCAAGTTTACCCATGGGGGAACCGGTTCCAGCCAAACCGCACCAACCTGTGGCAG GGAAAGTTCCCCAAGGGAGACAAAGCTGAGGATGGCTTCCATGGAGTCTCCCCAGTGAATGCTTTCCCCGCCCAGAACAACTACG GGCTCTATGACCTCCTGGGCAACGTGTGGGAGTGGACAGCATCACCGTACCAGGCCGCTGAGCAGGACATGCGCGTCCTCCGGGGGGCATCCTGGATCGACACAGCTGATGGCTCTGCCAATCACCGGGCCCGGGTCACCACCAG gtttgtctcagactcctggactcaagcaatcagcccgccttggcctcccagaatgctaggattacaggcgtga
- the SUMF2 gene encoding inactive C-alpha-formylglycine-generating enzyme 2 isoform X9: MFGWSFVFEDFVSDELRNKATQPMKPVLWWLPVEKAFWRQPAGPGSGIRERLEHPVLHVSWNDARAYCAWRGKRLPMEEEWEFAARGGLKGQVYPWGNRFQPNRTNLWQGKFPKGDKAEDGFHGVSPVNAFPAQNNYGLYDLLGNVWEWTASPYQAAEQDMRVLRGASWIDTADGSANHRARVTTRMGNTPDSASDNLGFRCAADAGRPPGEL; the protein is encoded by the exons ATGTTTGGATGGAGCTTTGTCTTTGAGGACTTTGTCTCCGATGAGCTGAGAAACAAAGCCACCCAGCCAATGAAG CCTGTACTCTGGTGGCTTCCAGTGGAAAAGGCATTTTGGAGGCAG CCTGCAGGTCCTGGCTCTGGCATCCGAGAGAGACTGGAGCACCCAGTGTTACACGTGAGCTGGAATGACGCCCGTGCCTACTGTGCTTGGCGGGGAAAACGGCTGCCCATGGAGGAAGAGTGGGAGTTTGCCGCCCGAGGGGGCTTGAAGG GTCAAGTTTACCCATGGGGGAACCGGTTCCAGCCAAACCGCACCAACCTGTGGCAG GGAAAGTTCCCCAAGGGAGACAAAGCTGAGGATGGCTTCCATGGAGTCTCCCCAGTGAATGCTTTCCCCGCCCAGAACAACTACG GGCTCTATGACCTCCTGGGCAACGTGTGGGAGTGGACAGCATCACCGTACCAGGCCGCTGAGCAGGACATGCGCGTCCTCCGGGGGGCATCCTGGATCGACACAGCTGATGGCTCTGCCAATCACCGGGCCCGGGTCACCACCAG GATGGGCAACACTCCAGATTCAGCCTCAGACAACCTCGGTTTCCGCTGTGCTGCAGATGCAGGCCGGCCGCCAGGGGAGCTGTGA